In a single window of the Cucumis melo cultivar AY chromosome 11, USDA_Cmelo_AY_1.0, whole genome shotgun sequence genome:
- the LOC103497449 gene encoding CDPK-related kinase 5, which translates to MGLCNSKPSPNSDLFAEKSGSRTPNEGSNSTQPNSVTAMGGASPLPPSSENGRDGRKTGNRRSEIHEMDNVKKSPFFPFYSPSPAHYLFSKKSPARSPANASANSTPKRFFRKPFPPPSPAKHIRAVLARRHGSVKPNEVSIPEGSEAEGVTGLDKNFGFSKHLGSKYELGEEVGRGHFGYTCAAKFKKGELKGQQVAVKIIPKSKMTTAIAIEDVRREVKILKSLSGHKNLVNFYDAYEDHDNVYIVMELCEGGELLDRILARGGKYTEEDARAVMTQILYVVAFCHLQGVVHRDLKPENFLFTSKDENSPLKAIDFGLSDFAKPDERLNDIVGSAYYVAPEVLHRSYSTEADVWSIGVIAYILLCGSRPFWARSESGIFKAVLKADPIFDEPPWPSLSSEAKDFVKRLLVKDPRKRMSAAQALSHPWIKNSMDVKAPLDILIFKLMKIYMRSSYLRKAALRAVSRTLTIDELFYLKMQFSLLEPSKNGTINIENIKEALMKNITNGMKESRIPDLLTSLSALQYRRMDFEEFCAAAVSIHQLEALDRWEQHARYAYDLFEKDGNRPIVIEELASELGLSPSVPVHAVLHDWIRHTDGKLSFLGFVKLLHGPSSRTLAKPS; encoded by the exons ATGGGTCTTTGCAACTCTAAACCCTCCCCAAATTCTGATCTGTTTGCTGAGAAATCTGGTTCAAGAACCCCCAATGAAGGGTCTAATTCGACACAACCAAACTCTGTTACCGCCATGGGAGGAGCTTCTCCTTTACCGCCGAGTTCTGAAAATGGTAGAGATGGGAGGAAGACGGGGAATAGGAGGAGCGAGATTCATGAGATGGATAATGTGAAGAAATCTCCGTTTTTTCCGTTTTACAGTCCTAGCCCTGCTCATTACCTGTTTTCTAAGAAGTCTCCGGCGAGATCTCCGGCGAATGCTAGTGCTAATTCGACTCCAAAGCGGTTTTTTAGGAAGCCATTTCCGCCTCCGTCGCCAGCGAAGCACATTCGTGCAGTTTTGGCCAGGCGGCATGGCTCGGTGAAGCCAAATGAGGTGTCGATTCCGGAGGGGAGTGAAGCTGAAGGGGTTACTGGTTTGGATAAGAATTTTGGGTTTTCGAAGCATCTTGGGAGTAAATATGAGCTTGGAGAAGAGGTTGGGAGGGGGCATTTTGGCTATACTTGTGCGGCGAAGTTTAAGAAGGGTGAACTTAAAGGCCAACAAGTAGCTGTTAAAATCATTCCCAAGTCCAAG ATGACTACTGCCATTGCCATTGAAGATGTCAGACGGGAAGTGAAGATATTAAAGTCATTGAGTGGTCACAAGAATCTTGTAAATTTCTATGATGCATATGAGGATCATGACAACGTCTATATAGTAATGGA GTTGTGTGAAGGAGGAGAGCTCTTAGACAGAATTCTAGCAAG GGGTGGTAAATATACAGAGGAGGATGCAAGGGCTGTAATGACGCAAATATTATATGTTGTAGCTTTTTGCCACCTTCAGGGCGTGGTTCATCGGGATCTCAAACCTGAG AATTTCCTTTTCACTTCGAAGGACGAAAATTCGCCATTGAAGGCAATAGATTTTGGATTGTCGGATTTTGCGAAACCAG ATGAAAGGCTCAATGACATTGTTGGTAGTGCTTATTATGTAGCTCCTGAAGTGCTCCATAGATCTTACAGTACTGAGGCAGATGTCTGGAGTATAGGTGTAATTGCATATATTCTTCTATGTGGAAGTCGTCCATTTTGGGCTCGATCAGAGTCCGGCATCTTTAAAGCTGTCCTTAAAGCTGATCCCATCTTTGATGAGCCACCATGGCCTTCTCTATCTTCTGAGGCAAAAGATTTTGTTAAGCGCTTGTTAGTTAAGGATCCGAGAAAAAGGATGTCTGCTGCTCAAGCCCTGA GTCATCCATGGATTAAAAATTCTATGGATGTAAAAGCTCCTCTTGATATACTAATATTCAAACTCATGAAGATTTATATGCGGTCATCATATCTTCGAAAAGCTGCTTTGAGG GCTGTGTCGAGAACGTTAACTATAGATGAGTTATTCTATTTGAAGATGCAATTTTCGCTCTTGGAGCCAAGCAAAAATGGCACCATAAACATAGAAAACATCAAAGAG GCTTTGATGAAAAACATAACGAATGGAATGAAGGAATCAAGGATACCTGATTTATTGACTTCG CTTAGTGCATTGCAATATAGGAGAATGGATTTTGAGGAGTTTTGTGCTGCTGCGGTAAGTATCCATCAACTTGAAGCTCTTGATAGGTGGGAGCAACATGCGCGTTATGCTTATGATCTGTTTGAGAAGGACGGAAACAGACCTATTGTTATCGAGGAACTGGCATCG GAACTTGGCCTCAGCCCTTCTGTGCCTGTTCATGCTGTTCTTCATGACTGGATTAGACATACCGACGGAAAATTGAGCTTCCTAGGGTTTGTCAAACTGTTACACGGACCTTCTAGTCGAACTCTGGCAAAACCATCATAA